In the genome of Bremerella sp. P1, the window GCCAGGTCGTCGTCCGCAAATACATGTGATTTACCACCGCACACAGCAAGCAGCAGTGCTGCACAAACGATTATTCGTCTTAGTAACGAAAGGGATTCTTTAAGCATGGAAAGGCATTCTTGGGGAGGGAAATTGAAATTCAATCTTGATGATGTTACCGCGAAACCGTGAGAAGAAACTGTGGCTTATCTCCTTGAGTCTCGACCACTGCTTCCAACATGGCGGAATCTTCAGGCAAGTCAACTTCTGTCATCAGCGAACCGAAAAGTGGGCGACCTTCTTCCACTTCCATTTCACGGCCTTGGTAGGAAACCCCGTCGAAGGCACGAAGTTCGACACGGTGCGGACCACCAACGACGTTTCGACCCGAGTAGGGCGTAAAGATGGGCACCCCCTATGGATTAGGCCTTTCATCATACGTGTCTAATCGATCCGCCAGAACCGTCGGGAGTAACAAGGCAATAAGAACACCATTTGACCCCAGCTGTAATCTGAGGCGATAATAGCATCCCGCTGGGATCCCAGGCTATTGCATACTTGAAAAGAAATCAAGTATTTATTTGGCGCTGACCAGAACGCTCGACAAATTAGGGGTTTCGTCGAAGGAAATGGTTGAGATGCAATACGTTCGATTTTTCCCCAGCGGCTTAAAAACCATAGCCACGCCAGGTAGGCCCCATGAAGTACCTTCAATTTCAGACACTCTTGATTGCCTTCCTGGCGCCCATTTGTTGGACCAACTTTGCCATCGCAGAGGAAACTCGACCGAACTTTGTCTTCATCCTCGCTGATGACTTGGCATGGTCTGATCTCGGTTGTTATGGCCATTCTTGGCATCGAACGCCGAACATCGATCAATTAGCCCAAGGAGGAACACGCTTCACCAGCGCCTACGCTTCGGCGCCCATTTGTTCGGCATCGCGAGCGAGCCTTCTAACTGGTAAGACAACCGCGAGTCTCGGTTTCGAATTCGTGACCAAAGGGGCACCTGGCAGGCAAAACGTTGACGCACCGACGGTGCTTATTGCCCCGCCTCTGACACTTAATCTTCCGCTTTCCGAACGCACCATCGCCGAGCGGCTGTCAGATCTAGGATACGAAACGGCCTTCTTTGGAAAGTGGCATCTAAACCAACACCACGGGCGGTACCTGGGATGGAGCCCTACGCATGGCCCTAAGCAGCAAGGCTTTCAAGTCGCCGAAGAGGACTTTGGTGCGCACCCTTACTCGTGGGGCCGCAAGCCGCCTGCCGATGTGGTTAAAGAGGGTGACTTTGTCGACGACTCGATGGTGGATCGAGTATGCCGATACATTCGCCAACCACACGATCGTCCCTACTTCGTCATGGCTTCCTCATTCTACGTGCATACGCCTGTCAGAACACCACTGAAATGGTTGACCGATCACTACGAGAAGACGATTCCTGCAGACGCCAAGAACCGAGCCAACCGCGTCAAGTACGCGGCATTCTTAGAAACCCTCGATCACCATGTAGGCCAGATCCTGCAATCCATAGAGGCAAGTGGCCAATCCGACGAGACGCTTGTCGTTTTCTTCTCCGACAACGGTGGCCATCCAGAGTACACAGCCAATGCGCCTTTGCGTGGATCGAAGTGGAACCTGTACGAAGGAGGGATCCGTGTGCCGATGATCGTGCGTTGGCCCGGTCATGCAGAGCCTGGTTCAGAAAATGACTCTCCGACCGCCGGATATGATCTACTATCGACATTCGTCCAGGCAGCGGATGGCGATATCGAAGACGTCGACGGGCAGGCAATCACGTTAAGTGCCGATTCCGATCCAGCTGATCAGCGAGACCTCATTTGGCACTTTCCTTATTACCATCCCGAAAGCGGCTATGGTAAGGCGAAAACGACGATCGGCGTTGATGATTTCGCCGTCAGCAAAACGAAACCGCAGTCAGCAATTCGTCGAGGCAACTACAAGCTAATTTGGTTTGCCGAAGACAATCATGCTGAATTGTACGATCTTTCGCGTGATCTGTCGGAACAAATCGACCTTAGCGAAGTCGCACCGGCGAAGGCAGCCGAGTTGACCAAGGCGTTGCATCAATATCTGCAAGAGCACCATGCTCGAATGGCAACTCCGCGTTAAGTCTCGCCCGCTTCAATTTGATTGATTTCTTCGAGCAAGTCCTGCGGAAGGGCAAGCGGCAGAGCATTTCGAGCGTCTCCCATTGCCTGGCGACGATCGAACGATTCAAGCGCAAGGCGGCGGCTTTCGCGAATATGTTCCCGCATCCAAGAACGAGCTAAATCCCCATTCGCACGCTTAAGCGCTCGTAGTATGCGACGATGGTAGCGATAGACGCTTGTCACAATCTTCAGGTCGTGCGTTTCGCGCTGCGCTGTGAAGATCCTCGACAGTACCCGCAGGTCGGAAACAATCTTCATCATCCGGCGGTTGCCACTGGCGCGCAAGATCACCATGTGAAAACCCATGTCCGCCGCCAGGAACTTTTGCATAAGCTCCGGACTGAGCATCTTCTCTTTGGTGTCCCGCAGTTCTCGACCAACGAGCAAGATCTTATTGCACAATAACGACAGAATCTGGGTGTCTTCACTACTCAGATGCCCGGCAATCAACTCCGCGGCATGACTTTCCAAGGCCTCGCGAACTTCGTAGAGCTCAGCCATTTCCGAACGATCCAAGGAATGAACAATCGTCCCGAACCGGGGGACCTGTCGCACGAGCCCCTCGACTTCCAACTGCCGAATCGCCTCGCGAATCGGCATTCGACTCATGCCGATTTCTTTCGCCAGCGCAAGTTCGGAAATTTGCGTTCCGGCCGGTAAGTCGCCGGACAAGATTCGCTGCTGGATATATTGGTACGCTTGCTTGCGTCGCGGAATCTTTTCCATAAGTTCCAAGTGAGAAAAGGACCCAGTAACCGCTTAGAATACATGCACCTGGAAAACCAGCTAAATTGGTTATCCAAAACACATTCTAACAAAACACGGACTCATCCGCATGACACGCACTTTTCGGGCGACTTCGGACAATCGAGTCACATTCGATCAATAAACTGCCTGAAAATGCAGGCAATCAGTGCCTTGCTGAAGAAACGAAGGGGATTTGACTAATGCCGCCGACGCGCTCGCAGCACGAAAGGACTTGCATCACAGTCTCAGGACGTTCATACTCTGGGATACCAGTGGTATTCCAGTAGATTCTGGCCCATGCTGCTCGTAAACCTCTCTGCATTTGAACGAGGCTCTTCCTGTGCACCAATTTGCCGTCGCCGATATCGTTGTGCTCGTGACTTACCTTCTCGGGGTAGTAGGGCTCGGCGTCTGGTTCTTCCGCAAAAGCCGCAATCCCGAAGGCTACATGGCCGCCAGCCGTTCGATGCCAGGCTGGGTCGTCGGACTTTCAATATTCGGTACGTACGTTAGTAGCATCAGCTTTCTAGCACTACCAGGCAAGGCGTTTTCCAGCGACTGGAATGCGCTCGCATTTAGCTTTTCCCTGCCGCTGGCGGCATGGGTCGCCACCATCTGGTTCGTCCCCTATTATCGCGAAGGAGATGCGGTTTCTGCCTACCAACACCTGGAACAACGCTTCGGCGTTTGGGCTCGAACCTATGCGGCAACTTGCTATCTCCTGACCCAAGTCGCACGGATGGGCTCGGTGATGTACCTCTTGGCGCTTCCGCTTCATCAACTTTTGGGCTGGAATGTACCAGCACTGATCCTGGTAACAGGCGGTCTTACGACGCTCTACACGCTCCTTGGTGGAATCGAAGGGGTCATCTGGACTGATGCCTTGCAAAGCATCGTGTTGGCAACTGGCGCAGTGGCATGTGCCATTATCCTTCCCATGACGATGCCGGACGGAGCGTCGCAGATGCTCGAGATCGCAACGAACCACGACAAGTTCAGCCTCGGCTCCATGGGCTTCAGTCTTTCTCAGCCGACCTTCTGGGTCGTGTTGATCTACGGGATGTTTATTAATCTGCAGAACTTTGGCATCGATCAAAGTTACGTTCAGCGTTACATCGCCGCAAAATCGGACGCGGATGCACGAAAGTCGGTCTGGATCGGGGCACTCGTATACGTTCCTATCTCGATCATCTTCTTATGGATCGGAACGGCGCTGTTCTCCTACTACTACGTTCAACCAGACCTTCTGCCTGAATCCCTTCAAGCAGAAATCGCCGAAGGCAAGGGAGACGGTGTCTTTCCCTATTTCATTGTTGATGGACTTCCCACCGGTGTCTCAGGGCTTCTCGTCGCCGCCATCTTTGCTGCGGCCATGAGCACGCTTTCAACAAGCCTGAATGGGGCGGCAACGTTGACGCTGACAGACTACTATCGCCGCTTCATTCGCCCGCATGCCAGCGAGCGTGAATCGATGGTAGTCCTCTACGTTAGTACAATGGCATGGGGCGTGATCGGCACGACGACTGCAATTGCCATGATCGAGGTTCAAAGCATTCTCGATGCGTGGTGGCAACTGGCGGGAATCTTCAGTGGAGGCATGCTTGGTTTATTCCTGCTGGGAATGCTCTCGCGAAAAGCTGGGAACGCGGCCGCTGTCGTGGGGGTAATACTCGGTGTGGCCGTCATTTTATGGATGACCCTTTCCCGTACCGAAATATGGCCCGATGGCTGGGTCACCATCGCAAGTCCCTTCAACAACTACTTAGTCATTGTCTTCGGAACGCTTACGATACTGTTAGTCGGCTGGTTATTGGCACACGTCTTTGCACGTGCCGTAGCCAAAGATGCGACTGGCGATACCGATACGGCTTCCGATGAACAAACCTGAACACGAGCCCCACGCTTGCGACCGAGAACTCTATTCCTCAAGGTAACGACCTAGTGAATTCGCCCAACGAACCGTTTCACGGAATCATTCCACCACTCGTAACACCATTAATGGGGCGAGATGAACTGGATCATGATGGCTTGGCACGCGTGATCGAGCATACGATCGATGGCGGCGTACATGGGCTATTCATTCTCGGTAGTACTGGTGAAGCCCCGAGTCTAAGTTACCGGTTACGCCGAGAACTAATCGATGCCGCGTGTCAGCACGTCGACGGCCGCGTTCCTGTGCTGGTCGGCATCACCGATACGGCATTCGTGGAGTCTGTTGCGCTGGCGCAACATGCTGCCGAGGCAGGGGCAGCTGCGGTTGTCCTGACGACTCCTTATTACTTCCCAGCGGGGCAAACCGAACTGATCAGCTACGTTCGCAACATCACGCCTGAGCTTCCCTTGCCGCTGATGCTTTACAACATGCCGCAGCTCACCAAGGTGTGGTTCGAGATCGAAACACTCAAGCAACTTGCTGACCTGGACGGAATTGTGGGGCTCAAAGATAGCAGCGGTGACATGGCGTACTTCGAAGACGCCGCGAAGCTTAAAGCCATCCGTCCCGACTGGTCGGTCATGATCGGTCCGGAAGCAAAGCTGCCAGAAGCCATGGCCCTGGGAGGCGATGGCGGGGTCGCAGGCGGAGCCAATGTCCTGCCCCGGCTGTTCGTCGAATGTTACGAAGCAAAGCTTGCCAATGACGACGTCAAACTGGCAGAATTACACGATCGCATTAACGATTTTCAGCGCATTTACGAAATCGGCAAATACGCCTCAAAATACATCAAGGCGACCAAGTGTTGCCTTTCGTTGATGGGAATTTGCAACGACTTCATGGCCGAACCTTTTCATAGTTTTCGCACGCCCCAGCGTTTACAAGTTGCTGAGATCTTGAATCAGCTCGATATCCCTGTCACCCAAAGCTAAGCTCATGCCTACCCAGCAGCCCCCCGTGCAATTGGTCGCCAGTGGCGACTCTCGTCTATCCGCAAATCAGAAGTGTTGGCCTGCTCAAAAAGCTCTCGAAGAAGCGCTGCAAGCCGCGATCGAGAAACTTGGCTACCGTCTCCAGCGTGCTCACCAGGTGACGGAAGAGGGACATGGCTTCATCGATAGCCAGAAACGCGGTATGGAAGTGTTTCGTACCATTGATCCCGACGCGCCACTAATCGTCGCGGAAGCTGTCTGGCAGTATTCTCATCATGTGTTGGCGGGACTTCTCAGCCATCGTGGTCCGATCCTGACCCTCGCCAACTGGTCTGGACAGTGGCCAGGTCTGGTAGGAATGCTGAACCTCAACGGTTCATTGACGAAGGCCGGAGCCGAATACTCCACGCTCTGGAGTGAAGCTTTCACCGACGACTTCTTCCTCGGCCATCTGAAAACATGGCTGGAAACCGGTCAGGTTCACCATACGACGGAACATGTCGCCACGCTCGCGCCTGAATGGATTCCCCAATCGGCTAACGAAACGGGAAAGCGACTAGCCGACGAGTTGCGGCAACAGAAGGCCATCATGGGAGTCTTCGACGAAGGTTGCATGGGGATGTTTAACGCAATCATCCCAGACCATCTTCTGCACCCACTGGGTGTCTTTAAGGAACGTTTGAGCCAGTCTGCACTTTTTGCCGAAATGCAAGAGGTAAGCCACGCGGACGCCGAGAAGGCATTTCATTGGTTCCAAGAAGAAGGGATGCAGTTTCATTTCGGAGAGGACGACGCCGAAGAACTAACGCCCAACCAAGTACTTGAACAATGCCGAATGTACGTTGCGGCTGTTCGACTGGCCGATCATTTTGGCTGTGAAACGATCGGCATTCAGTATCAACAAGGTCTCAAGGATCTGACGCCTGCCAGTGACTTGGTCGAAGGAACCCTCAACAGCACGAGCCGCCCTCCGGTGTTTGACCGCGAGGGATCGAAGGAACTATTCGCCGGGCAGGCGATTCCTCACTTTAATGAAGTCGACGAATGTGCCGGCCTTGATGCAGTCATGATCAATCGCATTCATCGGGCTCTGAATCAACCGGTAGAGACAACGCTCCATGATCTTCGCTGGGGATGCCTCGATGAGTCTGGGACCACGAACGAATACGTCTGGGTCTTTGAAATCTCGGGGTCTGCGCCTGCCGAACACCTTGGCGGATGGGAACAGTGCCACGGCTACCGCCAGCCTGCGATGTATTTCCCCAAAGGCGGATCAACGCTGTCTGGCGTTTCTCGTCCCGGTGAAATCGTCTGGTCGCGTATTTACGTTGCCAACAATGCTCTTCACATGGATCTCGGTCGTGGCGAGTCGATCACCCTTCCTCCCGCAGAAACGAAACGACGCCTGGAGGCCACAACCTCTGTTTGGCCGATTATGCACGGCGTCACGTATGGCGTTTCCCGCGACCAAATGATGGCCAAGCACAAGGCCAACCACGTCCAGGTAGCCTATGCCCACGATGCCGCGGCAGCGGACGAAGCATTCTGGACTCGCGCCGCCATGGCCATGGCTTTGGGTATCCAGGTCAACCTTTGCGGTACGAAGAAGGATGGCTCTCGCTGGGATCAAAAGGGATAACCACATGAACGACAGCCATTTCATTGGGGTAGACGTCGGTACCGGCAGCGCTCGAGTTGGTGTTTTCGATGGCCACGGCGTGATGCTTGCTTCGGCCGTGCATCCCATCGAGACGTTCCGCCCGAAGGCCCACTTCGTGGAACAGTCTTCCACGAACATCTGGCAGGCCGTCTGCAAGTGTGTTCGTGAAGCCATCGCTACAGCAGAGATCGATGCCGCTACGGTCCGTGGCATTGGTTTCGATGCAACGTGTTCACTCGTTGCCACTGACGACAAGGGTCAACCGGTCACCGTAAGCCCCGATGGCAACGACGATCAGAACGTGATCGTCTGGATGGACCACCGCGCCACCGCTCAGGCCGCACGAATCAATGAAGGGGAATACGACGTTTTAAAGTATGTCGGCAACGTTATCTCGCCTGAGATGGAAACCCCGAAGCTTCTTTGGCTCAAAGAGAATCTTCCGCAAACGTGGCAGCGGGCGACGAAGTTCTTCGATCTCCCAGATTACCTGACCTATCGTGCCACCGGAGACGAAACGCGTTCGCTTTGTAGCACCGTTTGCAAGTGGACGTACCTGGGGCACGAGAATTCAGGCGAGGAAACCGGCCGCTGGGATGCCAAGTACTTTGAATCTATTGGTCTGGGTGACTTGGCTGAGGAGAACTTCGCCCGCATTGGAACGAAGGTTCGTCCGATGGGGGAAGCGGTGGGGAGTGGACTCTTGCATGAAGCTGCCGTGGAACTAGGCCTGAGTGAAGGCACGGCAGTTGGCGTTTCTATCATCGATGCCCATGCGGGCGGTATTGGGATGATTGGAGCCACGCTCGAAGGCTGCTCGCCGGATGCCGAGGAATTGGGTCGTCGCCTCGCACTGATCGGTGGTACCTCAAGTTGTCACATGGCGGCTTCGCAGGACGCACGATTCATTCAAGGGATCTGGGGACCTTACTTTTCGGCCATGATCCCAGGCATGTGGCTCACTGAAGGAGGCCAGTCAGCAACTGGAGCCCTGATCGACTTTGTGATCGACAGTCATCAAGCTAAGCCTGAATTAGATCAACTTGCCGATGCTGCCAACAAAAGCATTTACGAGGTGCTGAACGAACGACTGGAAGTCCTATCGAAAGATCGCAAAGTCCCCGCCTCACTCACCCGTGAACTCCATGTGTGCCCTTACTTTCACGGCAACCGATCTCCATGGGCGGACCCAACGCTGCGTGGCATGGTGACCGGACACTCACTTTCCGCATCTTTGGACGATCTGACCATACTTTACCTCGCCACGATTCAGGCAGTCGCCTACGGAACTCGACATATCATCGAAGTCATGAACGGCGCCGGCTATCGCATCGACACGATTTTTGCTTGTGGCGGCGGTACGAAGAACCCGGTATTTCTTCGCGAGCACGCCGATATCACCGGTTGCCGTGTCGTTTTACCCAAGGAGCCCGAGTCTGTCCTGCTGGGAAGTGCGATGTTAGGAGCCGTGGCCTCTGGCGAAAAGAGCGATTTGCTTGATGCTATGGCCACCATGAGTGCCGCGGAAACGGTTCTCGAGCCGGCAAAAGGGCCAACGACACAATATCATCAATCAAAGTACGCCGTGTTTCAGCGGCTCCATGATGATCAGTTGGCGTATCGAGACTTGATGACCAAGCACTTCTCATAAAGTTTATTTGTGGGCGGGCGTGACGACTCTTATGATAAAGGTCTTCATGCAACCCATCCCAACCCGCCTCGCGAATCCGCTAGAGCCGGTTGCTTTCGTACATCCCTACGGAGCACCCATCCATGACGCACTCCCTTCTGCGATCTTGTTTTCTCGTTCTCTCTCTCGTTGTCCTGATCCCAACTTTGCACGCTCAGGAAGAAGTTGAAGCCGACCTGTTGGTGGTTGGTGGAACCGAATCAGGATGCGCGGCGGCCGTTCAAGCGGCTCGCATGGGTGTCAAGCGAATCGTACTCGTCAATGATATTGAATGG includes:
- a CDS encoding sulfatase; the protein is MKYLQFQTLLIAFLAPICWTNFAIAEETRPNFVFILADDLAWSDLGCYGHSWHRTPNIDQLAQGGTRFTSAYASAPICSASRASLLTGKTTASLGFEFVTKGAPGRQNVDAPTVLIAPPLTLNLPLSERTIAERLSDLGYETAFFGKWHLNQHHGRYLGWSPTHGPKQQGFQVAEEDFGAHPYSWGRKPPADVVKEGDFVDDSMVDRVCRYIRQPHDRPYFVMASSFYVHTPVRTPLKWLTDHYEKTIPADAKNRANRVKYAAFLETLDHHVGQILQSIEASGQSDETLVVFFSDNGGHPEYTANAPLRGSKWNLYEGGIRVPMIVRWPGHAEPGSENDSPTAGYDLLSTFVQAADGDIEDVDGQAITLSADSDPADQRDLIWHFPYYHPESGYGKAKTTIGVDDFAVSKTKPQSAIRRGNYKLIWFAEDNHAELYDLSRDLSEQIDLSEVAPAKAAELTKALHQYLQEHHARMATPR
- a CDS encoding GntR family transcriptional regulator, coding for MEKIPRRKQAYQYIQQRILSGDLPAGTQISELALAKEIGMSRMPIREAIRQLEVEGLVRQVPRFGTIVHSLDRSEMAELYEVREALESHAAELIAGHLSSEDTQILSLLCNKILLVGRELRDTKEKMLSPELMQKFLAADMGFHMVILRASGNRRMMKIVSDLRVLSRIFTAQRETHDLKIVTSVYRYHRRILRALKRANGDLARSWMREHIRESRRLALESFDRRQAMGDARNALPLALPQDLLEEINQIEAGET
- a CDS encoding sodium:solute symporter, which codes for MHQFAVADIVVLVTYLLGVVGLGVWFFRKSRNPEGYMAASRSMPGWVVGLSIFGTYVSSISFLALPGKAFSSDWNALAFSFSLPLAAWVATIWFVPYYREGDAVSAYQHLEQRFGVWARTYAATCYLLTQVARMGSVMYLLALPLHQLLGWNVPALILVTGGLTTLYTLLGGIEGVIWTDALQSIVLATGAVACAIILPMTMPDGASQMLEIATNHDKFSLGSMGFSLSQPTFWVVLIYGMFINLQNFGIDQSYVQRYIAAKSDADARKSVWIGALVYVPISIIFLWIGTALFSYYYVQPDLLPESLQAEIAEGKGDGVFPYFIVDGLPTGVSGLLVAAIFAAAMSTLSTSLNGAATLTLTDYYRRFIRPHASERESMVVLYVSTMAWGVIGTTTAIAMIEVQSILDAWWQLAGIFSGGMLGLFLLGMLSRKAGNAAAVVGVILGVAVILWMTLSRTEIWPDGWVTIASPFNNYLVIVFGTLTILLVGWLLAHVFARAVAKDATGDTDTASDEQT
- a CDS encoding dihydrodipicolinate synthase family protein: MNSPNEPFHGIIPPLVTPLMGRDELDHDGLARVIEHTIDGGVHGLFILGSTGEAPSLSYRLRRELIDAACQHVDGRVPVLVGITDTAFVESVALAQHAAEAGAAAVVLTTPYYFPAGQTELISYVRNITPELPLPLMLYNMPQLTKVWFEIETLKQLADLDGIVGLKDSSGDMAYFEDAAKLKAIRPDWSVMIGPEAKLPEAMALGGDGGVAGGANVLPRLFVECYEAKLANDDVKLAELHDRINDFQRIYEIGKYASKYIKATKCCLSLMGICNDFMAEPFHSFRTPQRLQVAEILNQLDIPVTQS
- a CDS encoding fucose isomerase: MPTQQPPVQLVASGDSRLSANQKCWPAQKALEEALQAAIEKLGYRLQRAHQVTEEGHGFIDSQKRGMEVFRTIDPDAPLIVAEAVWQYSHHVLAGLLSHRGPILTLANWSGQWPGLVGMLNLNGSLTKAGAEYSTLWSEAFTDDFFLGHLKTWLETGQVHHTTEHVATLAPEWIPQSANETGKRLADELRQQKAIMGVFDEGCMGMFNAIIPDHLLHPLGVFKERLSQSALFAEMQEVSHADAEKAFHWFQEEGMQFHFGEDDAEELTPNQVLEQCRMYVAAVRLADHFGCETIGIQYQQGLKDLTPASDLVEGTLNSTSRPPVFDREGSKELFAGQAIPHFNEVDECAGLDAVMINRIHRALNQPVETTLHDLRWGCLDESGTTNEYVWVFEISGSAPAEHLGGWEQCHGYRQPAMYFPKGGSTLSGVSRPGEIVWSRIYVANNALHMDLGRGESITLPPAETKRRLEATTSVWPIMHGVTYGVSRDQMMAKHKANHVQVAYAHDAAAADEAFWTRAAMAMALGIQVNLCGTKKDGSRWDQKG
- a CDS encoding FGGY-family carbohydrate kinase, with the protein product MNDSHFIGVDVGTGSARVGVFDGHGVMLASAVHPIETFRPKAHFVEQSSTNIWQAVCKCVREAIATAEIDAATVRGIGFDATCSLVATDDKGQPVTVSPDGNDDQNVIVWMDHRATAQAARINEGEYDVLKYVGNVISPEMETPKLLWLKENLPQTWQRATKFFDLPDYLTYRATGDETRSLCSTVCKWTYLGHENSGEETGRWDAKYFESIGLGDLAEENFARIGTKVRPMGEAVGSGLLHEAAVELGLSEGTAVGVSIIDAHAGGIGMIGATLEGCSPDAEELGRRLALIGGTSSCHMAASQDARFIQGIWGPYFSAMIPGMWLTEGGQSATGALIDFVIDSHQAKPELDQLADAANKSIYEVLNERLEVLSKDRKVPASLTRELHVCPYFHGNRSPWADPTLRGMVTGHSLSASLDDLTILYLATIQAVAYGTRHIIEVMNGAGYRIDTIFACGGGTKNPVFLREHADITGCRVVLPKEPESVLLGSAMLGAVASGEKSDLLDAMATMSAAETVLEPAKGPTTQYHQSKYAVFQRLHDDQLAYRDLMTKHFS